One region of Clavibacter michiganensis subsp. tessellarius genomic DNA includes:
- a CDS encoding GNAT family N-acetyltransferase — MTAAPTVRPAVPADADGIAEVHIRTWQETYAHLLPASYLDGLDVATRAEDWRRTLTSSSSAPPWVALDGDRIVGFALSGPARDEDPPRPFQLYAINVIASAHGSGAGQALFDAAVGDSPAYLWAADDNPRAEAFYRRNGFVRDGGVERQVYQGAEMVTVRMVR, encoded by the coding sequence ATGACCGCCGCGCCGACCGTCCGCCCCGCCGTGCCCGCCGACGCCGACGGGATCGCCGAGGTGCACATCCGCACCTGGCAGGAGACGTACGCGCACCTGCTCCCGGCGTCGTACCTCGACGGGCTCGACGTCGCGACGCGGGCCGAGGACTGGCGCCGGACGCTGACCTCCTCGTCCTCAGCGCCGCCATGGGTCGCCCTCGACGGCGACCGGATCGTCGGATTCGCCCTCTCGGGACCGGCGCGCGACGAGGATCCGCCCCGTCCCTTCCAGCTCTACGCGATCAACGTGATCGCGTCCGCGCACGGATCCGGCGCCGGCCAGGCCCTGTTCGACGCAGCCGTCGGCGACTCGCCCGCCTACCTCTGGGCCGCCGACGACAACCCGCGCGCCGAGGCGTTCTACCGCCGGAACGGCTTCGTCCGCGACGGCGGCGTGGAGCGGCAGGTGTACCAGGGGGCGGAGATGGTCACGGTGCGGATGGTGCGGTGA